The proteins below are encoded in one region of Sphingobacterium sp. R2:
- a CDS encoding AraC family transcriptional regulator — protein MKLAIKNMVCNRCIMVVESELTKLNLHIKHISLGQVEIDEELTKAETEQLASTFSSLGFELIDDKRTVIIEQVKHVVLDLIRNQHNDTNLNLSEIISKQVHHDYNYISNLFSDVEGMTIEKYFIGQKIEYVKELLVYDELTLSEIAYKLNYSSVAYLSNQFKKVTGLTPSHFKQIKENKRKPLDKIND, from the coding sequence ATGAAACTTGCGATAAAGAATATGGTGTGCAATCGGTGCATTATGGTCGTTGAAAGTGAACTGACCAAGCTCAATCTTCATATCAAACATATTTCCTTGGGTCAGGTTGAAATCGATGAAGAGCTAACCAAAGCGGAGACCGAGCAACTTGCTTCCACTTTCTCCAGCCTTGGCTTTGAGCTGATTGACGATAAAAGAACGGTCATCATCGAGCAGGTCAAACATGTTGTATTGGATCTTATCCGCAATCAGCATAATGATACTAACCTCAATCTTTCCGAAATTATCAGCAAGCAAGTGCATCACGACTACAACTACATCTCCAATCTTTTTTCAGACGTGGAAGGCATGACCATTGAAAAATACTTCATTGGGCAGAAAATTGAATATGTCAAGGAGTTATTGGTTTACGACGAACTCACGCTGAGTGAAATTGCTTACAAACTCAATTACTCCAGTGTTGCTTATTTAAGTAATCAATTTAAAAAGGTTACTGGACTTACACCGAGTCACTTTAAACAGATCAAAGAGAATAAACGCAAACCGCTGGATAAGATTAATGATTAA
- a CDS encoding L,D-transpeptidase family protein, translated as MKRQKKRKIVLKTVIAIFILFALGLWGYNSYPEPTLGNDAKVDKLVVYKSKRSLLAYSDGRLLKTYRISLGRQPIGAKQFEGDLKTPEGLYTINDKNQYSDYHKNLGVSYPNQADVAHAKGLGKEAGGDIKIHGLRNGMGFIGKLQRHMDWTLGCMALTNSEIDELFKAVPIGTPIEIKP; from the coding sequence ATGAAGCGACAAAAAAAACGTAAAATAGTATTAAAAACGGTTATCGCTATCTTTATCCTTTTTGCTCTTGGCCTGTGGGGCTACAACAGCTATCCGGAACCTACATTAGGGAACGACGCTAAAGTCGACAAGCTTGTCGTCTACAAATCAAAAAGGTCGTTACTAGCGTACAGTGATGGGAGGCTTTTAAAAACTTACCGGATTTCACTGGGTAGACAACCTATCGGTGCCAAACAGTTTGAAGGCGACTTGAAAACACCGGAGGGTCTCTATACAATCAACGATAAAAATCAATATAGCGATTACCACAAAAACCTTGGGGTCTCCTATCCCAATCAAGCAGATGTAGCCCACGCCAAAGGCTTAGGAAAGGAAGCCGGCGGCGACATTAAGATACATGGCCTCAGAAATGGTATGGGCTTTATCGGCAAGTTGCAGCGGCACATGGACTGGACTTTAGGTTGTATGGCGCTTACGAACTCGGAAATTGACGAACTTTTTAAAGCCGTTCCAATAGGCACTCCAATTGAAATCAAACCGTAA
- the lgt gene encoding prolipoprotein diacylglyceryl transferase gives MNSILSAIHWNIDPEMFNFGAFALRYYALCWLLAFFVSYVIMLRIFKKEGRTQEQLDQLSIYIFLGTLIGARLGHCLFYDFEYYKDHILEIFLPFRWDNTGFHITGFAGLASHGGAMGILVALYLFCRKTKTDFLWLADRLVVVVPIAGALIRIGNFFNSEIIGTPSDLPWAIVFERVDNIPRHPGQLYEAIAYILIFIIIGSLFKSNPNRQRGQLFGIFMVLLFGARIILEHFKIDQEAFEQSMALNMGQLLSIPFILVGFYFIFRKPQA, from the coding sequence ATGAATTCAATACTAAGTGCAATACATTGGAATATAGACCCTGAAATGTTCAACTTCGGCGCCTTTGCCCTGCGTTATTATGCACTGTGCTGGCTATTGGCATTTTTTGTTTCGTACGTCATCATGTTGCGTATTTTCAAAAAAGAAGGCCGTACACAGGAGCAGCTCGATCAACTATCAATTTATATTTTTCTGGGCACATTAATCGGAGCACGATTAGGACACTGCCTGTTTTACGATTTTGAATATTATAAAGATCATATCCTGGAGATTTTCCTACCGTTCAGGTGGGATAATACAGGGTTCCATATCACAGGCTTTGCAGGCCTAGCTTCCCATGGCGGAGCCATGGGGATTCTTGTCGCTCTTTATTTATTTTGCAGAAAAACGAAAACCGATTTTCTGTGGCTTGCAGACCGACTCGTCGTCGTTGTCCCTATTGCCGGCGCACTTATCCGGATTGGAAATTTCTTTAATTCCGAAATTATTGGAACCCCCAGTGATCTTCCTTGGGCTATTGTCTTCGAACGTGTAGACAATATACCCCGTCATCCCGGACAGCTTTATGAAGCTATCGCTTATATTTTGATCTTTATCATCATCGGTTCCCTATTTAAATCAAATCCCAATCGTCAGCGAGGTCAGCTATTCGGGATTTTTATGGTCCTACTGTTTGGCGCGCGTATAATTCTAGAACATTTTAAAATCGACCAGGAAGCTTTCGAGCAAAGTATGGCTTTAAACATGGGTCAGTTATTGAGTATACCTTTCATATTGGTCGGATTTTACTTTATCTTCCGAAAACCTCAAGCATAA
- a CDS encoding DUF4954 family protein, with protein sequence MSILKKKPLEQLGYGFIPAEFIPAGQDEYTLRFQQNPRNDFRDLTDEEVEQLIKNGNWSSDWSKVKVSAVFDPNQIQHCKFYGLVRIGNLSPSYLDYRNLKLPIGLYHSTIVSSDFGDDVAVHHVGFLSYFIVGNEVLLSQIKEMETGSTAKFGNGILRDGEEPEKRIQLELCNENGARSVYPFDGMQSADVYLWTRNRQDVALQKRFGELTDQKFGSQRGFYSQIGDRCVIKNTFTIKNVKIGTDAYIKGVSKLKNVTVNSSQESYTQIGEGCELVNGIIGYGCRIFYGVKAVRFILASYSQLKYGARLINSYLGDNSTISCCEVLNSLIFPAHEQHHNNSFLCAALVMGQSNMAAGATVGSNHNSRAADGEIIAGRGFWPGLCVSLKHNSRFASYCLIVKGDFLHELDIRLPFTLVSNDVQHDQLVLIPGYWFMYNMYALVRNANKYEARDNRHFKNQYFEYDMLAPDTVNEMFEGMDLLALAVADSLHTAAGKDVQERIIAGRALLANNMDLKNQTIVLQGAENSRRPTVIQKVGEAYHLYRSFIKYYGVLHLMDALEDGLSLQDIIESLADKARTSWQNIGGQLIESNALQAFLNDIKSKKIDSWDEVHEFYHDKSKTYALDKREHALLSLMEILNLEGMALSADKIVSLLDQALGHRIWIGEQIYKSRAKDYKNPFKNMVYANDEERDIVVGKLEENSFINQQQKELETFKIRVANLKGQF encoded by the coding sequence ATGAGTATATTGAAGAAAAAACCTTTGGAACAGCTGGGATATGGATTTATCCCCGCTGAATTTATTCCAGCAGGACAGGACGAATATACCCTGCGTTTTCAGCAAAATCCGCGGAATGACTTTCGGGATCTGACCGATGAAGAGGTTGAGCAGCTAATCAAAAACGGCAACTGGTCCAGCGACTGGTCCAAAGTTAAAGTATCGGCGGTCTTTGATCCAAATCAGATCCAGCATTGTAAATTCTATGGTCTGGTCCGTATCGGAAATCTGAGCCCAAGTTACCTGGACTACCGCAACTTGAAATTGCCTATAGGCCTGTATCATTCGACGATTGTAAGTTCGGATTTTGGCGACGATGTTGCTGTCCATCACGTGGGTTTTCTGTCTTACTTTATCGTTGGCAATGAGGTGCTGTTAAGCCAGATTAAGGAAATGGAAACAGGCAGTACAGCGAAATTTGGCAATGGTATTCTCCGCGATGGCGAAGAGCCCGAAAAGCGCATACAACTGGAGCTCTGCAATGAAAATGGTGCCCGCTCGGTCTATCCTTTTGATGGCATGCAGTCTGCAGACGTGTACCTCTGGACGCGCAATCGACAGGATGTTGCGCTGCAAAAGCGCTTTGGGGAATTAACTGATCAGAAGTTTGGCAGTCAACGTGGCTTTTACAGTCAGATCGGCGACCGTTGTGTCATCAAAAATACTTTCACGATCAAAAATGTAAAGATCGGAACGGATGCTTATATCAAAGGGGTCAGCAAACTGAAAAATGTGACGGTAAATTCCTCGCAGGAATCGTATACGCAGATTGGCGAAGGCTGTGAGCTTGTCAATGGTATCATAGGCTACGGCTGCCGCATATTTTACGGTGTTAAAGCGGTACGTTTTATCTTGGCGTCCTATTCGCAGTTAAAGTACGGCGCCCGTCTGATCAACTCTTATCTGGGAGACAACTCCACGATTTCCTGTTGTGAAGTATTAAATTCTTTGATCTTCCCGGCGCATGAGCAGCACCATAATAATTCTTTTTTGTGTGCGGCGCTCGTGATGGGCCAAAGTAATATGGCTGCGGGAGCTACGGTAGGATCCAATCACAACTCCAGAGCAGCGGACGGAGAAATTATCGCGGGACGTGGTTTTTGGCCCGGACTCTGTGTCAGTTTAAAACACAACTCCAGATTTGCATCGTATTGTCTCATTGTCAAAGGAGATTTTCTGCACGAATTGGACATTAGATTGCCTTTTACTTTGGTGAGCAATGATGTACAGCATGATCAGTTGGTGTTGATTCCGGGCTATTGGTTTATGTACAATATGTACGCGCTGGTGCGTAATGCCAATAAATATGAGGCTAGGGATAACCGGCATTTCAAAAACCAATATTTTGAATACGATATGTTGGCACCGGATACGGTGAATGAAATGTTTGAAGGAATGGATCTGTTGGCTTTGGCTGTTGCAGATAGTCTTCATACCGCAGCAGGTAAGGATGTGCAAGAGCGTATTATTGCCGGTCGTGCACTGCTCGCCAACAATATGGATCTTAAGAATCAGACTATCGTGCTCCAAGGAGCAGAAAATTCCCGAAGACCTACCGTGATTCAGAAAGTTGGTGAGGCGTATCATTTGTATCGTTCTTTTATCAAATATTACGGTGTGTTGCATCTGATGGATGCTTTGGAGGACGGTCTTTCGCTACAGGACATCATTGAATCCTTAGCGGATAAGGCGCGTACAAGCTGGCAGAATATTGGTGGACAGTTGATCGAAAGCAATGCGTTGCAAGCTTTTCTGAATGATATTAAGTCTAAAAAAATAGATTCTTGGGATGAAGTCCACGAATTCTATCATGATAAAAGTAAAACTTATGCCTTGGATAAACGTGAACATGCGCTCTTGTCTTTAATGGAGATTCTAAATTTAGAAGGGATGGCTTTATCAGCAGATAAAATCGTATCTTTGTTGGATCAGGCACTCGGACACCGAATCTGGATTGGTGAACAGATTTACAAATCGCGCGCTAAAGACTACAAAAATCCATTCAAAAACATGGTGTATGCCAATGATGAAGAACGTGATATTGTGGTCGGAAAGCTGGAGGAGAATTCCTTTATCAATCAACAACAAAAAGAATTAGAGACATTTAAGATAAGGGTTGCTAATTTGAAAGGGCAATTTTAA
- a CDS encoding M42 family metallopeptidase, translating to MAEKNKKKEPKHNTIVTKDSLSFFEKYINNASPTGFEWDGQRLWLDYLKPYVDETFVDNYGTAVGVINPKAEYKVVIEAHADEISWFVNYITKDGLIYVIRNGGSDHQIAPSKRVNIHTENGIVKAVFGWPAIHTRSGEKEENPTLKNIFLDCGCSTKEEVEALGIHVGCVITYEDTFSVLNDRYYVGRAMDNRAGGFMIAEVARLLKENKKKLPFGLYIVNSVQEEIGLRGAEMIADRIKPNVAIVTDVTHDTQTPMINKITQGDLFSGKGPVLSYAPAVQINLNKLLVKVAEKNNIPFQRQASSRFTGTDTDAFAYSNGGVPSALISLPLRYMHTTVEMVHKEDVDNVIRLIYETLLNIENGQDFRTFTK from the coding sequence ATGGCAGAAAAAAACAAGAAAAAAGAGCCGAAACACAATACGATTGTGACTAAAGATTCGCTTTCATTTTTTGAAAAATATATCAACAACGCTTCTCCGACAGGATTTGAGTGGGATGGACAGCGTTTATGGCTGGATTATTTAAAGCCTTATGTCGACGAGACATTTGTAGACAACTACGGTACTGCCGTGGGCGTAATTAACCCGAAGGCGGAGTACAAAGTGGTGATAGAGGCTCACGCTGATGAGATTTCTTGGTTTGTCAATTATATAACAAAAGACGGGTTGATCTATGTGATACGCAACGGTGGTTCGGATCACCAGATAGCACCCTCGAAGCGCGTAAATATTCATACGGAAAACGGTATCGTCAAAGCCGTATTTGGCTGGCCGGCTATTCATACACGTTCGGGCGAGAAAGAGGAGAACCCGACATTAAAAAATATCTTTTTGGATTGCGGTTGCAGTACCAAAGAGGAGGTCGAAGCATTGGGTATCCATGTTGGTTGTGTGATCACTTATGAAGATACATTCTCTGTCCTGAATGATCGTTACTACGTCGGACGTGCGATGGACAATCGGGCAGGTGGCTTTATGATCGCTGAGGTGGCACGGTTGTTAAAAGAGAATAAAAAGAAATTGCCATTTGGATTATATATCGTAAATTCGGTGCAGGAAGAAATTGGTTTACGTGGAGCAGAAATGATCGCAGACCGGATCAAACCGAATGTCGCTATCGTTACCGATGTAACGCATGATACGCAGACTCCGATGATTAATAAGATCACGCAAGGAGACCTGTTCTCAGGAAAAGGCCCGGTATTATCGTATGCTCCAGCTGTGCAGATCAACTTAAATAAGCTGTTGGTGAAGGTTGCTGAAAAGAACAATATACCTTTCCAGCGTCAGGCTTCTTCCCGTTTTACTGGAACGGACACAGACGCATTCGCCTATAGTAATGGTGGTGTACCGTCGGCGTTGATTTCTTTGCCACTGCGCTATATGCACACCACAGTAGAAATGGTTCATAAAGAGGATGTCGACAATGTGATCAGACTGATCTATGAAACATTATTGAATATAGAGAATGGACAGGACTTTAGAACATTTACAAAGTAG